One Microlunatus soli genomic window carries:
- a CDS encoding sugar-binding transcriptional regulator, with protein MAKAKRPSADATESTRGDGDETALMLSAARRYYWDDQSKVSIGQELGISRFQVARLLQDARRSGLVRIEIGSPGHVDQELSAKLTDQLGIPRVIVVEAHPTSAQATFDLVGATLASEVEDTVVEGATIGIAWSRAAPAMARKLRRLARCEVVQLSGAVYPPAGMPGSVEVTRDVAAAAAGTAHILYAPLVVPDVETAAGLRRQPEIAETLARADDLDVAVLSVGAWLPGSSAVYELLNEHEREELTNTAIHGEVSGRLLDAEGRPVPNPLDERVVGATLDQLGAARLIITTASGAQRRDATIAVTRAGLAHTLIIDTELAEALLA; from the coding sequence ATGGCCAAGGCGAAGCGTCCGTCTGCCGACGCCACCGAATCGACCCGCGGCGATGGCGACGAGACCGCGCTGATGCTGTCCGCGGCCCGCCGCTATTACTGGGACGACCAGTCCAAGGTCAGCATCGGCCAGGAGTTGGGCATCAGCCGCTTCCAGGTCGCCCGACTGCTGCAGGACGCCCGACGGAGCGGGTTGGTCCGGATCGAGATCGGCTCCCCCGGCCACGTCGATCAGGAGCTGTCGGCCAAACTCACCGACCAGCTCGGCATCCCGCGGGTGATTGTGGTCGAGGCGCACCCCACGTCGGCACAGGCCACCTTTGATCTTGTCGGCGCGACACTGGCCTCGGAGGTTGAGGACACGGTCGTCGAGGGAGCCACGATCGGCATCGCGTGGAGCCGCGCGGCACCGGCGATGGCTCGGAAACTGCGCCGGCTCGCCCGTTGCGAGGTCGTCCAGCTGTCGGGCGCGGTCTACCCGCCCGCCGGCATGCCCGGCTCGGTCGAGGTCACCCGGGACGTCGCCGCGGCAGCGGCCGGCACCGCCCACATCCTCTACGCACCGCTGGTCGTGCCGGACGTCGAGACTGCCGCCGGACTGCGCCGGCAGCCGGAGATCGCCGAGACCCTGGCCCGCGCCGATGATCTTGATGTCGCGGTGCTTTCGGTCGGCGCCTGGCTGCCGGGATCGTCGGCGGTCTACGAACTGCTGAACGAGCACGAACGCGAAGAGCTGACCAACACCGCGATCCACGGTGAAGTGTCCGGACGCCTGCTGGACGCCGAGGGGCGACCAGTACCCAATCCGCTCGACGAACGAGTCGTCGGGGCGACCCTTGATCAACTCGGTGCCGCCCGCCTGATCATCACCACTGCCAGTGGCGCCCAGCGCCGCGACGCCACCATCGCCGTCACCCGTGCCGGCCTGGCACATACGTTGATCATCGACACCGAGCTCGCAGAAGCGCTCCTCGCCTGA
- a CDS encoding HNH endonuclease signature motif containing protein codes for MTNRTRTAVVAAAAASELSAVPDWLCCEPSDDHSCWEPPSRWDDELPDDPGDDLHTTPPPLEGLRQAVRRLVAVEPWQLPDDQLLDRMDELGVLADQLRGARLGLIAETEDRKICQQQQGWTAADRIAAADRIVPRQARATVRLAERLDRFPMIAAAVGSGDVTVEQATAICTSLKELPATADPVEVEGLQCELVIRAGEFSADALRRLGNRLVEELEPDTVDERLRGQLDAEERRARRDRYLSWRHGENGAVDFHGRLPAVAGEAFIGQLDAYQKQARAKGLDHRIDPQAEVPTVAQRRADSLAAMIDDLAQRQLAPSVHGDRPRVVIMIDYNHLIAGLRTGGVILGSEETVSPGEARRLACGADLLPAVFGGPSTVLDLGRNVRLFTGALRQALSLRDGGCAFPGCDVPPIRCEGHHIRPWWADGETCLSNGVLLCPHHHHLVEPDPTAPPGSRWTIRLDRHGLPEVIPPTRIDPRQRPRQHARFTERSMRQRR; via the coding sequence ATGACGAACCGGACGCGCACAGCCGTCGTGGCGGCTGCCGCTGCGTCGGAGTTGTCGGCGGTCCCGGATTGGTTGTGTTGCGAGCCGTCGGATGATCATTCCTGTTGGGAGCCGCCGTCGCGTTGGGACGATGAGTTGCCCGACGATCCCGGTGATGATCTGCACACGACGCCGCCTCCGTTGGAAGGACTACGACAGGCTGTTCGGCGGTTGGTTGCCGTCGAGCCGTGGCAGTTGCCCGATGATCAACTCCTCGACAGGATGGACGAGCTCGGTGTGCTGGCGGATCAGTTGCGGGGTGCACGGCTCGGGCTGATCGCCGAGACCGAAGACCGCAAGATCTGTCAACAGCAGCAGGGCTGGACGGCGGCCGATCGGATCGCCGCCGCCGACCGGATCGTGCCCAGACAGGCCCGGGCAACAGTTCGGTTGGCCGAACGCCTGGACCGTTTCCCGATGATCGCCGCGGCCGTAGGTTCGGGGGATGTGACGGTGGAGCAGGCGACCGCGATCTGTACGAGCCTGAAGGAGTTGCCAGCCACCGCTGACCCTGTCGAGGTGGAGGGGCTGCAGTGTGAGTTGGTCATCCGCGCCGGTGAGTTCTCTGCCGACGCGCTGCGTAGGCTGGGTAATCGTCTTGTCGAGGAGTTGGAGCCCGACACGGTCGACGAGCGACTCCGCGGACAGCTCGACGCCGAAGAACGCCGGGCCCGGCGCGATCGCTATCTGTCCTGGCGTCACGGCGAGAACGGCGCAGTGGATTTCCATGGCCGGTTGCCCGCGGTTGCCGGTGAGGCGTTCATCGGGCAGCTCGACGCCTATCAGAAACAGGCCCGCGCGAAGGGGCTTGATCATAGGATCGATCCGCAGGCAGAAGTGCCGACGGTGGCGCAACGGCGGGCCGACAGCCTGGCCGCGATGATCGACGACCTCGCCCAACGACAACTTGCCCCATCGGTGCATGGTGACCGGCCCCGGGTGGTGATCATGATCGACTACAACCACCTGATCGCCGGGCTACGCACCGGAGGAGTGATCCTCGGTTCAGAGGAGACGGTGTCGCCGGGTGAGGCGCGCCGGCTGGCTTGTGGTGCGGATCTGCTACCGGCGGTGTTCGGTGGCCCGTCCACCGTTCTTGATCTTGGTCGCAATGTGCGGCTGTTCACCGGAGCCCTGCGGCAGGCGTTGAGTCTGCGCGACGGCGGCTGCGCCTTCCCCGGCTGTGATGTGCCGCCGATCCGCTGCGAAGGCCATCACATCCGGCCGTGGTGGGCCGACGGTGAGACCTGCCTGTCCAATGGCGTCTTGTTGTGCCCCCATCATCACCATCTGGTCGAACCGGATCCGACCGCGCCACCGGGCAGCCGCTGGACCATCCGACTGGACCGACACGGACTGCCCGAAGTGATCCCACCAACCCGGATAGATCCCCGGCAACGACCCCGACAACACGCCCGCTTCACCGAACGATCCATGCGTCAACGACGCTGA
- a CDS encoding excalibur calcium-binding domain-containing protein, which translates to MKIRTLVAAAVLASTPLLVAAPQADATTKPRHFKNCTAMNKVYKHGVGKKGAKDHTRSGARKVRTFKVDTALYKANRGSDRDHDGIACEKL; encoded by the coding sequence ATGAAGATCCGCACCTTGGTCGCTGCTGCCGTTTTGGCCAGCACCCCGCTGCTCGTCGCCGCACCGCAGGCCGACGCGACCACCAAACCGCGTCACTTCAAGAATTGCACTGCCATGAACAAGGTCTACAAGCACGGCGTGGGCAAGAAGGGTGCGAAGGACCACACACGTTCGGGCGCGCGGAAGGTTCGCACCTTCAAGGTCGACACGGCCCTCTACAAGGCCAACCGCGGCTCCGACCGCGACCACGACGGCATCGCCTGCGAAAAGCTCTGA